From one Shewanella sp. GD04112 genomic stretch:
- a CDS encoding AbrB/MazE/SpoVT family DNA-binding domain-containing protein, whose translation MFKQCIIVGEVNMQTSIKKWGNSAGAIIPAAVLKKAGFGMGDQVEIEVVQGRIVMSPATPIFTLDELLSASPKGSFELDSEDTQWLSSSPVGKEEI comes from the coding sequence CATAGTTGGTGAGGTTAATATGCAGACCAGTATCAAAAAATGGGGGAACTCTGCTGGAGCAATTATCCCTGCTGCCGTGCTGAAGAAGGCAGGGTTCGGTATGGGGGATCAAGTTGAAATAGAGGTTGTTCAGGGGCGTATTGTGATGAGCCCAGCAACCCCAATATTCACACTTGATGAGTTGCTAAGTGCCAGTCCAAAAGGGTCTTTTGAACTTGATTCAGAAGATACTCAATGGCTGAGTTCGTCACCTGTAGGCAAGGAAGAAATCTAA